A stretch of the Muntiacus reevesi chromosome 8, mMunRee1.1, whole genome shotgun sequence genome encodes the following:
- the TMEM212 gene encoding transmembrane protein 212, which produces MQHLYQSAGWILITLGALSVFSGVIAFFPVFSCKFWFTGWNVWIACPIWNGVLAITTGILLLLAHKEWTQRYLWEASFTSVILSMMGCPLHFTVALVSALLGPYCFYSLSGIAGISYLGYAVAFPFPYAKFPSVCVDPPHYEEYHLTLQALDLCLSFAMFCVSLTAFITLSARLIQNGHVNGQKNGQ; this is translated from the exons ATGCAGCATTTATACCAGTCTGCTGGCTGGATTCTCATCACTCTGGGGGCTCTCAGTGTATTCTCTGGAGTTATTGCTTTCTTCCCAGTCTTTTCCTGCAAGTTTTGGTTCACAGGATGGAATGTCTGGATTGCTTGTCCCATCTGGAATGGAGTTTTG GCCATCACAACTGGTATCCTCCTACTGTTGgctcacaaagagtggacacagaGATACCTG tGGGAAGCTAGTTTCACCTCTGTGATTCTGAGCATGATGGGATGCCCACTTCATTTTACAGTAGCCTTGGTTTCTGCTCTCCTCGGCCCGTACTGCTTCTACTCACTTTCAGGGATTGCAGGGATCAGTTACCTTGGTTACgcagttgcttttccttttccgtATGCAAAATTCCCATCAGTCTGTGTGGACCCGCCACACTATGAAGAGTACCACCTGACCCTGCAAGCCCTTGACCTGTGCCTGAGCTTTGCCATGTTCTGTGTATCCCTGACGGCCTTCATCACACTTTCTGCAAGACTTATCCAGAATGGACATGTCAAT ggTCAAAAGAATGGACAATAA